Part of the Lolium rigidum isolate FL_2022 chromosome 6, APGP_CSIRO_Lrig_0.1, whole genome shotgun sequence genome, CGTAAAGGTAAATCTATGGGGCAAGTGTTGACAGAATGGAGCAATGGTAATACCCATGCAGCTCATAAGAAAAGGGGATCTGGACAAAGGTTGTTTGTGGGAAGAAGAGTGCTCGATCCATCAGCAATTCGAGACATCGAGGATACAAACAACCAAATTATTAAAAAAACAAGATTTAAGACAAAAATTAACCAATAAAAACATCAACCAGTGCATAGTCAACACGCGGGGCTGTGAGAAGGTTCTCACATGGTAGTGATGGGGCTAGAATTTGCTCAGAGTAGGTTAACTGGATTCTCCTATATTTTTCGATTAACggatttgctatgtctcagtcgacTTGACTAGAAATTACTCACGTATCTGTCCCCTAAAAGAAAGTTTAAGAACAGTCTAAAAAGTATTACAATGCACTTTTTTTTGAAGTGCGGACTTTCTACTTTAGCAGGAGAGAAATTTTTATGAGTACTTGCTAACCCTCTCGGTGAATGGTTTTTTCTCTTTGCTTCAAATCAAGCCACGTACTCCCGTAACTTAATCCCGTAAGATCAGCATTTTCGGTGAACGCTCCCTCCAGGGTTTCTATGACTATGGAACGTTTCTCCCTTTCAGATTTATGAGTGTTTTCTCTGGGCCGGCCTGAAACGCCCCAGCGAGATGGAACAGCTCACCCAATTAAGCCCGAGGTTAAACGGCAGCCGTTCTTTCCTGAACGCGCCTCCTCAAATATATACCAAACCAATACGTTCACTGTTCGTGCACTGGATCACTGTCCCACGCCTTGGCGCCTCTTCAATCCAACGATCAACTGGGAGACGAGCCTGCAATGGCGGACATCACGCCTCCTCAAGCCTACGAGCAGCTCGGTAATGACCCGAGCATGGACGACACAGCCCCTCCTCAATTACCCAATGACCAACTCGGGAACGAGCCGGCGGCTGTGCAGGACACTGTGCTTATGCCGTACGCCGCTGTGGATTCCTCGCTGCGCGCCATGGCCGGTCAGGCCGAGGGCTTCGGCCGGCACGCCATCGGCGGCCTCCACGGCGACGTCTACCACGTCACCAACCTCCATGGTACCCACGTTCTCCCCGTCAATTCTCCGCATTACATTCATAGCACTGAAGTACTTGAACGGTGTCTTCAGATGACGGGCCCGGCTCGCTCCGGGATGgttgccgccgccgcgagccgcTGTGGATCGTCTTCGACGTGTCCGGCACCATCCGCCTCGCTTCAGGCCTCCGCGTGTCCTCCTACAAGACCATCGACGGCCGCGGGCAGCACATCATCCTCTCCGGCAAGGGCCTGCTGCTGCGGGAGTGCGAGCACGTGATCCTTTGCAACCTCGAGGTGGAGGGCGGGCGCGGGCACGACGCCGACGCCGTCCAGATCAAGCCCGGGTCGAGGCACGTGTGGGTGGACCGGTGCGGCCTGCGCGACTTCGCCGACGGCCTCCTGGACGTGACCTGCGGCAGCACGGACGTGACGGTGTCGCGGTGCCGCTTCTCGGCGCACGACAAGGCCGTGCTCATCGGCGCCAGCAGCGGCCACGTCGGGGACCGCCGCATCCGGGTGACCATCCACCACTGCTTCTTCGACGGCACGCGGCAGAGGCAGCCCCGCGTCAGGTTCGGCAGGGTGCACCTCTACAACAACTACACCAGGAACTGGGGAATCTACGCCGTCTGCGCCAGCGTGGAATCACAGGTAAATCTTAGGCCTCGTATCTTAGTCGTAGGTCACTTTGCCTGAAGTGTGTTTCTTGACTTTATCTGATCAATCACGTGCCACTTGGCTTCGTAGCTAGTGCTCTAATCTACACGCTTGATTTGGCCGCAGATAATCTCCCAGTGCAACATCTACGAGGCAGGGGACAAGAAGAAAGTGTTCATGTATATGCCAGAGCAGGTAATTAGTTACACAGGCTTTTACAAATCCAGTTCTCTGTCAATGCGATTTGTTATTGAAAAATAGTTTAACATATACTGTATATGTGATTGATACAGGCGGCAGACAAGGACCGGAGTTCAGGTGGGCGCATCCGGTCTGAAGGCGACCTGTTCCTGAACTGTGCGCAGGAGCACGCCGGAGATGATTCAGAAACTGCAGAAGATAACCCGTGGGACTTCGAGGTCCGGGAATGCTACCAGCCATGTTCCGTCCAGCCGGCGTCATTGGCGCTCAAGGAGCTCCTGGAGTACCGCACCGGCTGGCAGCCGGTTCCGTTGCCAGAAGACATTTGCTTCCAAGGAAAACCTGCTGTTGCACATCTGAACCACTGAAATTTTAGAGCACGCGGTCCAAATAAATTACCCGAATATAATACCGAATCTGCAGTAATAATCGTAGCCATAGTAGCATTATATCTGGCAGATATAATATAATCAATAATGTGGACGATGTCGGAATTCTTAAGTCAAGGCATTATTTTGTTGTAACCCAATCTATGGATTATCCTTTTGGAATGAGAGTTGCATGACGGATAAACAGGGGATAGCGCAACTGATCGTGCTACTTGGTTCCGACCGATCGTGTACGCAGAGATTTTGCATGCGCGTTGTTTTTCATGGTTGCCGGAGTTTTGCAATTGTAAATCTCCCTGCCTTTTGAGTGAAGGAATCAGTTCTACCTTTCTGCACACAGACTAGTACTACACCGTTCCATACCGTTGGCTTGCTTTCTTCCAACAAGGAATCGATTTGTATGTTCAAGGTGCAATATATATGCATGTACAGGCATAAGCATCAAGTTCACATGTTCACAAGAAGCTCTGAAGAGATAACCATGGTACGTTCAGGAGCATCCTACTCTGGTGATTTCATACTCTTGTGATACATGTCTGAAACTCCCAAGCGTCATTTTTGCAGGACAAGTACATGTACAGCGACGATATCAAATATGAAGAGGTCGGTTCATAGTATCAGAGCACGCTGGATCCGAACTGAACACGGTTGCCCTATCATTTGTTACCTTTTCTGACTCTGCAACTCAATCTCCACAGGAATTTATTGTGAACTCCCGGGGCATCAAGCTGTTCACTTGCGGATGGAAACCACGCAATTTAGAGCCAAAGGGTTTGATCTTCATTTGCCATGGTACCAGACTACTAGTACAGTCCCCACCGTCTCTGCCCAATCGATTCATAACTAAGAGAACAGTATATTGGCAGCCGCCGCCGTTGAACCCGTCACCGACTCCTGACGCAAacagcgcctcctcctcccgtcctcccccactccgccgccgccagaggtcacgccgggcaaagcccgggcgatgacggcggcggcggggcccctcCCCACGGGCGGTGTCCCTGCCCCCGGTGGCGGTGTGGTGCCTCGCGAATCCGGCGGCGCGGCGCTGCGGGATCTCGCGGCAAGGGCGGCGCTCCGGCGGCACAGGTGGGCGGGGCCTCTCCCCGGCGGTGGTGTGCCTGCTCCGGCGAGGTCGAGCTCCAAGTTCCCCACGGTCTTCGGTCTGGGGGCGGACTCGTGGAGCTGGTCTAGCCGCGGCGAGCGTGGTTTGCTGCTGGCTGCTCGGCATCGTGGTGGTGCTGGCGGCCGTTCATGGCGGCAGCGGGCTGGAACTCCACCTTCCGGTCCCGTCCGGGCTGTGGTGGTGGACCGGCGATCAGCACTTCCTTCTCCGCCAGCTGTCGTTCCTGCGCGCCTCTCGCCGGCGGTGTGCTGAAAGGAAGCTCCTTGTGCGCTTGTCCGATGGTTTTTGGGTGTGGTCGACAGGCCGGGGCGAAATCCCTGCATTTTGCTGACGACGGCGACGCCCGTGGGCGCcgtcaccttcttggaggcgtcgtcatgGCCTTGCTCGTGCTCTCCCGCCTCGagcaccgggggaaaccctagatccgtcctcggatcgggcggcggcggcactaCAATGtcgttccctccttggaggcgttgctttggTTGTTCGGAGTCCTCGGCGAGTCTGATGGAGTTGAGGTTTGGCCACCGCTTCGAGCGTGAGCTTCCGGTGCGCTATGTACACCGTTGGTGAGGCTTCTTCGCCGAAGCCTTCTCCGGTTTGGTTCGATCCCGCCATCAACTCGCCATCTCTTGGGCGCTCAAGGGTGGGTGGTGCGTTGATCTACACCATCTCGGAGTTGGGGTTGGCCTGCGAGGTTTCCTCCATCGGGTGTGACGCGGTTCGGGAGCTTGGTGTATCGCCTCCTCGCCATTCTTGGCAGGGGACGATGCAAGGCGAGTTTTCGGTGCCTGGTTGTGGGTTGTGTTGTTTGCCGGGTGTGCGTTTGTATCGTGGTAGCCGTGGGTTGTGTTATACCGTTCGTTGTGGTGTGGAGTTGTAGTCTTCTTGGCGTTGTGCCGGCCGTCTTTGGCCTTTCTTCTATGAAACCGatacaccttccagggtgtatcCTTGAAAAAAAGAGAACAGTATAttgctatattttatatttttctctttgCCAGGAATTGCAGCAGAGTGCAGCGTATCAATGAGAGGTACCAACACCATCTTTATCTTCTCTTACCCGTCTGAGTAAATAATAAGTTACTGACATGCTGCAACAAAAACAATGATCAGATACGGCGTCTCGTTTGGTGCGCGCCGGGTATGCCGTCTACGGGGTAGATCACGAGGGGCACGGCAGGTCATCTGGCCTGAGATGCTACATACCAAACTTCGGCGACGTCGTCGATGATTGCTCCAGCTATTTTAAGAGTGTTTGCGGTATGGACAGCTCTAAGAAGATACCGGATACATAAACTGAAAACACCAATCGAGTTCTGAATCTGTGGTGCCTTGATTTCAGATAAGCCGGTGAACAGGGAGAAGAAGCGGTTCCTGTACGGGATCTCCATGGGTGGGAGCGTGGCACTTCTCCTCCACAGGAAGGAGCCGGCTTACTGGGATGGCGCCGTTCTGCTTGCTCCTATGTGCAAGGTCCTAATATTTCCTCTATAGCCCGCGGTATTATCTGACTTCTCTATCTACACGATGAGAAATCGAGAATTACCATGATGATTTTTGCCACGGTTCTTGCCTGCATGGTTATTCATTAAGCTGTTATCTTGTCAGATTTCTGATGACATGAAGCCTCATCCGGTCGTGGTCAGCGCTCTCAAGATGGTATGTGTGGTGGCGCCTAGTTGGAGGATCATACCAACTCCGGATATCCTTGACAAAGTTTGCAAAGATCCAGAGATGAGGAAACAGGTACTACAGCTACTGCACGTGCGAAAGAAAAAGGCTGATCATAGTTACTGAACTTTCTGCCTGTGTTGGTATGTGCGTGCAGATTCGTTCCAATCCGTACATTTACAGGGGAAAGATCCCACTCAAGACTTGCCATGAACTCCTTATGGTGAGCCTGGACATTGAGAAGAACTTGCATGAGGTAACCTTCCTAGTTGGAAAACTCACATTACTCTGCACACCGCAGTAAGTGTGCCTAAGAATCTATGATCCATGGAGAGGCTGCTAACGTTTTCAGTTGGCAGGTGACCCTGCCGTTCTTGGTTCTGCACGGTGGAGATGACATCGTGACAGATCCAACAGTGAGCAAGATGCTGTTTGAGGAAGCGTCAAGCAGAGACAAGGCCTTCAAGCTCTACCCTGGGATGTGGCACGCGCTCTCGGCAGAACTCCCTCCCGACGCCGACCTCGTCTACTCCGATATCATCTCTTGGCTGGACCAGAGGGTGAATCGTGCTACTTGTGGAGCCAATGTTTCAGAAAATATTGGCACAGCAAGTGCCTGAAAGATCTTAATTCTTCCAAGGAAAAGATGTGTCATTTCACGCGCCTTTGGGGGCAGGGCTTGAAGGTTTACAGATTCCAGATGTGTTATTTGTAGGGTTAATTTGTACTGATGAAAGAAAAGTATGAAAATATGTAAGAGGTTTCCACATCTACCGGTATTTATATTGCTGGTTTCCAACATATCTCTACTTTCTGGCTAATATAAGTAATAAAAGATGTATGCTGTATCCCTCCACAACTCTGTGGGGACTATGGAAATGTATGAATGAACGATATAGTTTTGGTTAGTCGGCATTGGATCAATATAAAAACATCTATGGAGATTCATACGCATATCACTCAGGAACTGGAAGATATACCTTTTAAAGAGTCGGGCAGGAGTGTAGGACCAGTTTGGAGCATTTTTGCTTATATTGTGCATCACCCAACTGCTTACTATGTCACAGCAACTGCCACGCTACAGCTTGCAGGGCCCTAGGACCTTGAATTCAACACCAGAGGGAACTCTCGACGCGATGCATCTGGCAGCAACCTCCATAGCTACATGAGCGTCCGCAACATTACTCTTTGTCATCCACGAGCATCTGCATGGCTTTCTTGAGGTACAAGAACTCCTATCATCGCTGTCTGTTGTGTCTAGTTTGAGGCACTCGAGCGAAGGCGCACTCTCAAGGATGTAGATCACGAGCTCAACCAGGCTCTTGGATGCACGGAAACCTGTGATCATCACTTGCCTGAGGTGCTCATGCCGGAACTCTGGCTTCTTCCTCAGGTAAATGTAGTCATCTCCAACAACAGAATCGTGACACATGACGTCTTGATTGATCTGCATATACATGAATAGCCATGTAGGATGATCATTAATGCAATTTTTCTGTCATAGTTGGTCTGAGAGGTGTATGGATAGTGACTTACACGCAGTATAAAAGAATCCAAGGCAGGAGAGGCTTGAAGAAAAGAAATCAGAGACAGGGCATCATAGTGAGGAGAGAAGGCTGGTTCTAATCCAAGTAGTCTAATGTCCAACTTCTTGAGGCGTGGGAGCTTGGAGAGAAGCATCGGAGTGTTGACATTCTGAAGAACAATACGTCCATGCATAAATCGTACTTATCCTTATAACTAGATTAAGATGTAGAAACAAACACGTACCTCGCCAC contains:
- the LOC124663041 gene encoding probable pectate lyase 4, encoding MADITPPQAYEQLGNDPSMDDTAPPQLPNDQLGNEPAAVQDTVLMPYAAVDSSLRAMAGQAEGFGRHAIGGLHGDVYHVTNLHDDGPGSLRDGCRRREPLWIVFDVSGTIRLASGLRVSSYKTIDGRGQHIILSGKGLLLRECEHVILCNLEVEGGRGHDADAVQIKPGSRHVWVDRCGLRDFADGLLDVTCGSTDVTVSRCRFSAHDKAVLIGASSGHVGDRRIRVTIHHCFFDGTRQRQPRVRFGRVHLYNNYTRNWGIYAVCASVESQIISQCNIYEAGDKKKVFMYMPEQAADKDRSSGGRIRSEGDLFLNCAQEHAGDDSETAEDNPWDFEVRECYQPCSVQPASLALKELLEYRTGWQPVPLPEDICFQGKPAVAHLNH
- the LOC124663042 gene encoding caffeoylshikimate esterase-like, giving the protein MFTRSSEEITMDKYMYSDDIKYEEEFIVNSRGIKLFTCGWKPRNLEPKGLIFICHGIAAECSVSMRDTASRLVRAGYAVYGVDHEGHGRSSGLRCYIPNFGDVVDDCSSYFKSVCDKPVNREKKRFLYGISMGGSVALLLHRKEPAYWDGAVLLAPMCKISDDMKPHPVVVSALKMVCVVAPSWRIIPTPDILDKVCKDPEMRKQIRSNPYIYRGKIPLKTCHELLMVSLDIEKNLHEVTLPFLVLHGGDDIVTDPTVSKMLFEEASSRDKAFKLYPGMWHALSAELPPDADLVYSDIISWLDQRVNRATCGANVSENIGTASA